A single Thermosynechococcus vestitus BP-1 DNA region contains:
- a CDS encoding metal ABC transporter ATP-binding protein translates to MDTPVKEYLLEVENLSVRRGDRWVVENVSFTLAANTNMAIIGPNGAGKSSLIQAILGIIPYQQGRVTLLGYGMSCRRTLPYVRQQVAYLPQNFQCDPRIPITVAEFVGLGWGQPRWQWPWQYQRQRDRAIWESLQRLNLEHLAAQPMSSLSGGETKRVLLAYCLVQPRRLLILDEAAAGLDCQGEQQFYDLLQILKVSEGWGILQISHHLERVRATCDQVLYLDRSVQGLGTPEWVLQQFAA, encoded by the coding sequence GTGGATACCCCTGTGAAGGAATATCTACTGGAGGTGGAAAACCTCTCCGTGCGGCGGGGCGATCGCTGGGTGGTGGAAAATGTCTCCTTTACCCTCGCAGCCAATACAAATATGGCCATTATTGGTCCCAATGGGGCGGGCAAAAGTAGCTTGATTCAAGCCATTTTGGGAATTATTCCCTACCAGCAGGGACGGGTGACGCTCCTAGGGTATGGCATGTCCTGTCGCCGCACACTCCCCTATGTCCGCCAACAAGTGGCCTATTTGCCACAAAACTTTCAGTGCGATCCCCGCATTCCGATCACAGTGGCTGAATTTGTGGGTTTAGGCTGGGGACAACCGAGATGGCAGTGGCCTTGGCAGTACCAACGGCAGCGCGATCGCGCCATCTGGGAGAGTCTCCAACGCCTGAACTTAGAGCATCTTGCGGCACAACCCATGAGTTCCCTTTCCGGGGGCGAAACAAAACGCGTCCTCTTGGCCTATTGCTTGGTGCAGCCCCGTCGTCTCCTGATTTTGGATGAAGCTGCCGCTGGCTTAGATTGCCAAGGTGAGCAACAGTTTTATGATCTCCTGCAGATCCTCAAAGTGAGTGAAGGCTGGGGGATTTTACAAATTTCCCATCACTTGGAGCGGGTAAGAGCAACCTGCGATCAGGTGCTGTATCTCGATCGCTCTGTCCAAGGACTAGGAACCCCCGAATGGGTGCTGCAACAATTTGCGGCCTAA
- a CDS encoding NUDIX hydrolase, with protein sequence MSATTMVPVALAILYQGDRVLMQLRDDYPHILYPGHWGLFGGHLEPEEVPLEGVRREVYEEIGYCPPHLTFFGEYGDPQVHRYIFTGPLTCELRTLVLNEGQGMDLVPYASVVAGVHYAQTLGEDRPLGAIHQRILLDFFAQFRKESTL encoded by the coding sequence ATGTCAGCAACTACGATGGTTCCCGTTGCCCTTGCCATTCTTTACCAAGGCGATCGCGTTCTTATGCAACTGCGAGATGACTATCCCCATATCTTGTATCCCGGGCACTGGGGACTTTTTGGCGGCCACCTTGAACCTGAAGAAGTACCGCTTGAGGGCGTCCGGCGGGAAGTCTATGAGGAGATTGGCTACTGCCCACCGCACCTCACCTTTTTTGGCGAGTACGGCGATCCCCAAGTACATCGCTATATTTTCACAGGCCCTTTAACCTGTGAATTGCGCACCTTGGTACTCAACGAAGGACAGGGGATGGACTTGGTCCCCTACGCTTCTGTGGTGGCTGGAGTTCACTATGCCCAAACCCTTGGGGAAGATCGCCCCTTAGGAGCCATCCACCAGCGGATTCTGCTTGATTTCTTTGCGCAATTCAGGAAAGAATCAACCCTTTAG
- a CDS encoding DUF1815 family protein — protein MFYRLAEQHRQFIRDLVLNLQALAIALENRGYMASCYTCGSELNSASFMVSLADNHLIRFLVSDYGITWTEMRDDRELMKLEGAEAINQLQELANLLKEVRVPTAV, from the coding sequence ATGTTTTACCGCTTAGCCGAACAACACCGCCAGTTTATTCGCGACTTGGTGCTGAACCTGCAAGCCCTGGCGATCGCCCTAGAAAATCGAGGCTACATGGCCTCCTGCTACACCTGTGGCAGTGAACTCAACAGTGCCTCCTTCATGGTCAGCTTGGCCGATAACCACCTGATTCGCTTCTTGGTCTCTGATTATGGAATTACTTGGACTGAAATGCGCGACGACCGCGAACTGATGAAACTAGAAGGGGCAGAGGCCATCAACCAACTGCAAGAACTGGCCAATCTCCTCAAGGAAGTCCGTGTCCCCACTGCGGTTTAA
- a CDS encoding alpha/beta fold hydrolase yields MTAVSLSWQHQYLSVNQVRLHYVTQGSGDLVILLHGFPEFWYSWRFQIPVLARHFKVVVPDLRGYNDSEKPAHGYDLDTLSQDVTALIQELGYERAHLVGHDCGGLIAWHVAARFPQRVQHLAVLNPPHLYPVGLELWQQLEHFWRNWPLLACHIPGLAEYWLGHNLRSFLQDLFQRYSIRKAAFSAETVELYQAALEKAGAIAAVLKSYRHLFSPQQWWHLLQQHTAAITTPTLILWGADDPLAQPRLAKGIEALIHAPWRLKYLPECGHWAQQEVPGLVNRELLAFLRP; encoded by the coding sequence ATGACTGCAGTTTCCCTTAGTTGGCAACACCAGTACCTCAGTGTTAACCAAGTGCGCCTACACTACGTCACCCAAGGCAGTGGTGATCTGGTGATTTTGCTGCATGGCTTTCCGGAGTTTTGGTACTCTTGGCGATTTCAAATTCCCGTACTGGCTCGTCATTTCAAGGTCGTAGTGCCAGATCTGCGGGGCTACAATGACTCCGAGAAGCCTGCCCACGGCTATGATCTCGATACCCTCAGCCAAGATGTAACGGCGCTCATTCAAGAACTGGGCTATGAACGAGCACACCTTGTTGGCCATGATTGCGGTGGCCTGATAGCTTGGCATGTGGCGGCACGTTTTCCCCAGAGGGTGCAGCATTTAGCGGTCTTGAATCCGCCGCACCTCTACCCTGTGGGACTGGAACTCTGGCAGCAGTTGGAGCATTTTTGGCGCAATTGGCCGCTATTGGCCTGCCACATCCCCGGCCTGGCGGAATACTGGCTAGGGCACAATCTGCGGAGTTTTTTGCAGGATCTCTTTCAGCGCTACTCCATCCGCAAGGCGGCCTTTTCAGCAGAAACCGTGGAACTTTATCAAGCGGCTCTCGAAAAAGCGGGGGCGATCGCTGCCGTCCTCAAAAGTTATCGCCATCTTTTTTCACCCCAACAGTGGTGGCACCTACTGCAACAGCACACGGCAGCCATTACCACCCCCACCCTGATCCTTTGGGGCGCCGATGATCCCCTCGCCCAGCCCCGCCTTGCCAAGGGTATTGAAGCGTTGATCCATGCACCGTGGCGGCTGAAATACCTGCCTGAGTGTGGCCATTGGGCACAACAGGAAGTGCCGGGGCTCGTCAATCGCGAACTCCTTGCCTTTTTGCGGCCATAA